The following are from one region of the Bacteroidota bacterium genome:
- a CDS encoding pyruvate dehydrogenase complex E1 component subunit beta, with amino-acid sequence MREVQFREALREALSEEMRRDERVFLMGEEVAEYNGAYKVSQGMLDEFGPKRVIDTPIAELGFAGIGVGAAMNGLRPIIEFMTFNFSLVAIDQVINSAAKMMSMSGGQFTVPIVFRGPTASAGMLSSQHSQAFENWYANCPGLKVVVPSNPADAKGLLKSAIRDNDPVIFMESEQMYGDKGMIPDGEYLMPIGVADIKQTGTDVTIVSFGKMMKVALKAAEELAKEQVSAEVIDLRSVRPIDYTTVINSVKKTNRLVIVEESWPLASIASEITFMVQRLAFDYLDAPIIRVMGGDVPLPYAPTLIEAYLPNPARVIEAVKSVMYHNQNA; translated from the coding sequence ATGAGAGAAGTACAATTTAGAGAAGCATTACGTGAAGCATTGAGTGAAGAAATGCGCAGAGATGAGCGCGTATTCCTTATGGGCGAAGAGGTGGCAGAATATAATGGTGCATACAAGGTTTCGCAGGGAATGCTGGACGAATTTGGTCCCAAGCGAGTGATTGATACTCCAATTGCCGAATTGGGTTTTGCAGGTATTGGTGTTGGTGCAGCCATGAATGGCTTGCGACCTATTATTGAGTTTATGACTTTCAATTTCTCGCTGGTGGCAATAGATCAGGTAATAAATAGTGCTGCCAAAATGATGAGTATGAGTGGTGGTCAATTTACTGTACCTATAGTTTTTAGAGGACCCACTGCAAGTGCCGGTATGTTGAGCTCGCAACATTCGCAGGCTTTCGAAAACTGGTATGCCAATTGTCCGGGGTTAAAAGTTGTTGTTCCTTCTAATCCGGCCGATGCCAAAGGATTATTAAAATCTGCAATTCGAGATAATGACCCGGTCATTTTTATGGAGTCAGAACAAATGTATGGCGATAAAGGAATGATTCCGGATGGGGAATACCTTATGCCAATTGGAGTAGCTGATATAAAACAGACTGGCACCGATGTTACCATTGTATCCTTTGGCAAGATGATGAAGGTGGCCTTAAAAGCTGCAGAAGAATTAGCCAAAGAGCAGGTAAGTGCCGAAGTAATTGACCTGCGCTCAGTTAGACCCATCGACTACACAACGGTTATTAACTCAGTTAAGAAAACTAATCGACTTGTAATTGTTGAAGAAAGTTGGCCTTTGGCAAGTATTGCCTCCGAAATAACCTTTATGGTACAACGCCTCGCTTTTGATTACCTCGATGCACCTATTATTCGTGTTATGGGTGGAGATGTGCCGCTTCCTTATGCTCCCACGCTTATCGAAGCCTACTTACCTAACCCTGCTCGTGTTATCGAAGCCGTAAAGAGTGTAATGTATCATAATCAAAATGCATAG
- a CDS encoding T9SS type A sorting domain-containing protein, producing the protein MKKIIFKAPNYRGFVVLQMMMKNIFLTITIYVAFINSLSGQNISIAAARALPVGSTVTVTGVCLNGAELGSNIRYINDGTGYIAIFGNLVSTSTTGDEITVTGATVQFQNLLEVGTLTNATINSSGNLLPAAALITPFQLDEMHESWLIKMDNISFANAGAVIGGNATYNFSNSNGETGVMYVRGGSPLIGQTLPLGNVNATGICTQYQSSYQFLLRSMADLVPVGSLYFTQTPYPVNITTSGFELDWETNINSSSFIKYGKTPLLELGVIYGNSNTTSHIVTVTGGLPSEVYYAQCFSVAGTDTAFSDSEIYITASGSSGDIKCYFNRSVDHTRANPPTNLAMQLTSAIDDTLKAYMDRAISTIDITIYNLDNNNTSNIIQGINDAYARGVQVRIIADGSNANNGLPFINSNIPVVLSPQLPLFYYSIMHNKFVVIDANHSDVNKAVVWTGSTNWTGNQLNTDANNVIIIQDKSLAKAYTIEFEEMWGSNTAIPNASNSKFGPDKMDNTPHEFNINGKRVECYFSPSDKVNSEIERTILTANTQLQLAAMVITRYDLAYAIAATVGWGVDANAILDDSANGGGTSFLIMEAVMHNKIVMYDHAALPGILHHKYMIIDQDNASNDALVLTGSHNFSSTANSKNDENTLMVHDASIANQYYQEFVSRFNESGGGLGLNDDNTYHGLQIFPNPTRSEFAIISNDRSLVMVTIYNSKGQQLFQTRGQLQDRINVDFLPQGIYHIEVSGTLQAHGRLVKY; encoded by the coding sequence TAAACGGAGCTGAATTGGGCAGCAACATACGCTATATAAATGATGGTACCGGTTACATTGCAATATTTGGCAACTTGGTAAGCACCTCAACTACTGGAGATGAAATAACCGTAACAGGTGCCACCGTTCAATTTCAAAATTTACTTGAAGTAGGAACTTTGACTAATGCCACCATAAACTCATCGGGCAACCTTTTGCCTGCGGCTGCTTTAATAACTCCTTTTCAATTAGACGAAATGCATGAGTCCTGGTTAATTAAAATGGACAATATATCATTTGCAAACGCGGGAGCAGTAATAGGAGGAAACGCAACTTATAATTTTTCGAATAGCAATGGCGAAACCGGAGTAATGTATGTGCGCGGAGGCAGTCCGCTTATTGGACAAACATTGCCCTTGGGCAATGTGAATGCTACCGGCATTTGCACACAATATCAAAGCAGCTATCAATTCCTGCTGCGCTCGATGGCCGATCTTGTGCCTGTTGGCTCCTTATATTTTACACAGACGCCCTATCCGGTTAACATAACCACTTCGGGTTTCGAACTAGATTGGGAAACCAACATCAACTCTTCGTCCTTTATTAAGTATGGCAAAACGCCATTGCTAGAGTTAGGTGTGATATATGGAAACAGCAATACTACATCGCATATAGTTACCGTTACAGGCGGATTGCCTTCCGAAGTTTACTATGCTCAATGTTTTAGCGTTGCCGGCACTGATACTGCCTTTAGCGATTCAGAAATTTATATAACGGCAAGTGGCAGTTCGGGAGATATTAAATGCTACTTCAACCGCAGTGTTGATCATACGCGCGCCAACCCTCCTACTAATCTTGCTATGCAATTGACTTCGGCAATAGACGATACCCTTAAAGCATACATGGACCGAGCTATAAGCACTATTGACATAACCATCTATAACCTGGATAATAATAATACGAGCAACATCATTCAAGGGATAAATGATGCTTATGCACGCGGGGTACAGGTGCGCATAATTGCCGATGGCAGCAATGCTAACAACGGCCTGCCATTTATAAATTCAAATATTCCGGTGGTATTATCTCCGCAGCTTCCATTGTTTTACTATTCTATCATGCATAATAAATTTGTGGTAATAGATGCAAATCATAGCGATGTAAATAAGGCTGTAGTATGGACAGGTAGCACCAATTGGACCGGCAATCAACTAAACACCGATGCCAACAATGTGATTATTATTCAAGATAAATCACTGGCAAAAGCTTATACCATTGAATTTGAAGAAATGTGGGGAAGCAACACAGCAATTCCAAATGCAAGTAATTCAAAATTTGGCCCCGATAAAATGGATAATACTCCCCATGAGTTTAATATTAATGGCAAACGTGTAGAATGTTATTTTTCACCTTCGGATAAAGTGAATTCGGAAATTGAGCGTACCATATTAACTGCCAACACGCAATTGCAACTTGCTGCCATGGTTATAACCCGCTATGATCTTGCATATGCCATTGCTGCAACGGTAGGCTGGGGAGTAGATGCTAACGCCATTCTTGACGACAGTGCCAATGGAGGTGGCACCAGCTTTTTAATAATGGAAGCGGTTATGCATAACAAAATTGTTATGTATGATCACGCTGCACTGCCGGGAATTTTGCATCACAAGTATATGATTATCGATCAGGACAATGCATCTAATGATGCATTGGTATTAACAGGCTCTCACAATTTTAGTTCTACCGCAAACAGCAAAAATGATGAAAACACGCTGATGGTGCATGATGCTTCTATTGCCAATCAGTACTATCAGGAATTTGTCTCACGATTTAATGAAAGTGGCGGTGGCTTAGGCTTAAACGATGATAACACATATCATGGGCTACAAATTTTTCCTAATCCTACTCGAAGCGAATTTGCGATTATATCAAACGACCGGTCTTTGGTAATGGTAACCATATATAATAGTAAAGGACAGCAGCTATTTCAAACCCGTGGACAATTGCAAGACCGAATTAATGTAGATTTTTTGCCGCAAGGTATTTATCATATTGAAGTATCAGGAACCCTTCAGGCCCATGGCCGACTGGTTAAATATTAA
- a CDS encoding response regulator transcription factor: protein MIRALMIEDEIQSQNTLRLIVQDNCPQVDIIGIAASVSEAVELNDTLHPDLLFLDVQLIGGTAFDFLMQIKYTSPHIIFTSAYDSYALQAIKYAALDYLLKPLDIQEVKKAVDKVQKTTVSNDHQFISKFIDSLKNTNRNSGFLPVANNEGFNFIPFQQILRLEASGSYTYIHVQGRSKILASKNLKEYESMLPEDSFIRVHNSHLLNKLHITKYVKGSGGYCVMSDGESVSISTRRKDWFLRMMGISE from the coding sequence ATGATACGCGCATTAATGATTGAAGATGAGATTCAAAGCCAGAATACCTTAAGGCTTATCGTGCAAGACAATTGCCCTCAAGTTGACATTATAGGTATTGCAGCAAGTGTGAGTGAGGCAGTGGAGCTTAACGACACGTTACATCCTGATTTACTTTTCTTAGATGTGCAGTTGATAGGAGGCACCGCCTTTGATTTTCTAATGCAAATTAAATATACCTCGCCTCATATTATTTTTACATCTGCCTATGATAGCTATGCGTTGCAAGCAATAAAATATGCTGCCTTAGACTACCTGCTTAAACCACTTGACATACAAGAAGTAAAAAAGGCAGTAGACAAAGTTCAAAAAACAACAGTAAGCAACGATCACCAATTTATTAGCAAATTTATTGATTCGCTAAAAAACACAAATCGTAATTCCGGATTTTTACCGGTTGCCAATAATGAAGGGTTCAACTTTATTCCTTTTCAGCAAATACTTCGCCTCGAAGCTTCGGGAAGCTACACGTATATTCATGTGCAGGGACGTTCGAAAATACTGGCAAGTAAAAATCTGAAAGAATATGAAAGCATGTTGCCTGAAGATAGTTTTATCAGGGTACACAATTCGCATCTGCTTAACAAACTGCACATTACTAAATATGTAAAAGGCAGTGGAGGTTATTGTGTGATGAGCGATGGCGAATCAGTTTCAATTTCGACCCGCAGAAAAGACTGGTTCCTGCGCATGATGGGAATTTCGGAGTAA
- a CDS encoding shikimate kinase, producing the protein MLIYLIGFMGSGKTTVGRKLAKKMGYKFLDTDQMIEEQTGFSVSEIFNLKGETYFREMEKLTLTQTLQYNNHIISTGGGMPCYYDNMQCMLDHGTVIYLKMSPNALYQRIVNSRKERPLFANLTREQTQERIASLLSEREKYYEKAHTKLDALSLDINSMVV; encoded by the coding sequence ATGCTTATATACCTTATAGGGTTTATGGGTAGTGGTAAAACCACAGTTGGTCGCAAGCTTGCAAAAAAAATGGGGTATAAATTTCTTGACACCGACCAAATGATAGAAGAGCAAACCGGTTTTTCTGTTTCCGAAATTTTTAATTTAAAAGGCGAAACCTATTTTCGGGAAATGGAAAAACTTACACTTACTCAAACACTTCAATACAACAATCATATAATAAGCACCGGAGGGGGAATGCCCTGTTATTATGATAACATGCAGTGTATGCTCGACCATGGAACGGTTATTTATTTAAAGATGAGCCCCAATGCCTTGTATCAGCGAATAGTGAATAGCCGCAAAGAACGACCATTGTTTGCAAATCTCACGCGCGAGCAAACTCAAGAGCGAATAGCATCTTTGTTAAGTGAGCGGGAAAAATATTATGAAAAAGCGCATACGAAACTAGATGCACTTAGTTTGGATATTAATTCGATGGTGGTGTAA
- a CDS encoding fibronectin type III domain-containing protein: MKKIITIVVWVFIALFEANAQCTTSNATSCQCANPNQVNCELLPDITVATQPLLTSGTYGVMEYAYNDLSSKKSQLRISVSTPNIGRGPLEVRTTNSYVCGTDTIIGTPPTLCPNTGVAPKQIIEQRIYQKNQNAMSYYSKPAGSMTFHPTHGHMHVDNWANFSLRTATADPNPLNWPMVTQGTKLAFCLMDYGYCSIYNQACKDTLGNTLTSSNIPNYGLGGATYSCSNVVQGISAGYLDIYYQYLDGMQMQLDTLMCNGDYWIVVEIDPLNIFKESNEKNNVVAVPFTITKQRPQPEIVVSPSQTMCSGNSVQLNASGASNYKWLANNFNATGDKITVSPATTTTYTVIGQGAGTGCIDTNYVTVQVDSSPTVSTSGSSTLCAGGSATLEANGAINYSWQPTQSLGDTSAAITSASPAVSTIYTVTGTNTSGCSATATAMVNVSTLNLTISAPSTKICSGQSAIMQAQGAGTFAWSPGGGLNSTTASTVTCAAATSTTYTVTGTDAYGCTATASMAMQVLPLPVVSFTPLLSSYHNNTVSVPLFASPAGGSFTGPGVAGTSWNPYNLLPASYSLTYKYTDINGCSNQAKATTLLTYTCTKPTGLIINNIGATSANIFWGSASTAQTFIIKYKPVTSTIWSSITVNGNPHVTSALVSSLKPNTTYQINVMTNCGIKSATSSTITFTTKGNPRLMASYDGSQSLQVVPNPSHGLCYTEFESDIAQESVIKIIDLTGKTCFNKSLQVNAGYNKLEFDLTHLSRGVYMMQMQLVNEMLVSKIIIE, translated from the coding sequence ATGAAAAAAATTATCACGATTGTGGTATGGGTTTTTATTGCCCTATTTGAAGCAAATGCGCAATGCACCACATCAAATGCTACCAGTTGCCAATGTGCAAATCCAAATCAGGTAAACTGCGAATTATTGCCAGACATTACTGTTGCTACACAGCCCCTGTTAACTAGCGGTACATATGGTGTTATGGAATACGCTTATAACGATTTATCGTCAAAGAAAAGCCAGTTACGAATCAGTGTATCTACCCCAAATATAGGGCGCGGACCGCTAGAAGTTAGAACAACAAACAGCTATGTGTGCGGCACCGATACCATTATTGGCACACCACCAACTCTTTGCCCGAATACAGGCGTTGCCCCAAAGCAAATTATAGAACAACGCATTTATCAGAAGAATCAAAATGCAATGAGCTACTATTCAAAGCCTGCGGGCTCCATGACTTTTCATCCAACGCATGGACATATGCATGTGGACAATTGGGCAAATTTTTCGCTACGAACTGCAACCGCTGATCCTAACCCATTAAATTGGCCCATGGTAACGCAAGGAACTAAGCTGGCTTTTTGTTTAATGGATTATGGTTATTGCAGCATTTATAATCAGGCTTGCAAGGATACACTAGGCAATACGCTTACCAGCTCAAATATTCCCAATTATGGATTAGGAGGTGCAACATACTCTTGCAGCAATGTGGTACAAGGAATTTCGGCTGGCTATCTGGATATATATTATCAATACCTTGACGGAATGCAAATGCAACTTGATACGTTAATGTGCAATGGAGATTATTGGATTGTTGTAGAAATTGATCCGCTGAATATTTTTAAAGAATCGAATGAAAAAAACAATGTTGTTGCTGTACCTTTTACAATAACCAAGCAACGTCCACAACCTGAAATAGTGGTATCGCCAAGTCAAACCATGTGCTCTGGAAATAGCGTACAACTTAATGCAAGCGGAGCTTCTAATTACAAATGGCTGGCCAATAATTTTAATGCAACTGGAGATAAGATTACTGTATCTCCTGCAACTACAACTACATATACAGTTATCGGCCAAGGTGCCGGAACTGGATGCATAGATACAAATTATGTAACGGTGCAAGTTGATTCGTCACCCACGGTAAGCACAAGCGGTTCGTCAACCCTTTGTGCCGGTGGCAGTGCCACACTCGAGGCAAACGGAGCAATCAATTACTCCTGGCAACCAACGCAGTCTTTGGGCGACACAAGTGCGGCTATAACATCTGCTTCACCTGCCGTATCAACCATCTATACAGTAACCGGCACAAACACATCAGGTTGCTCTGCTACAGCAACAGCAATGGTTAATGTATCAACCTTAAATTTGACCATAAGTGCACCGAGCACAAAAATATGCAGTGGCCAATCGGCAATAATGCAAGCGCAAGGTGCGGGCACTTTTGCATGGTCGCCAGGCGGAGGTCTCAACAGTACTACTGCAAGCACTGTAACTTGTGCAGCAGCAACATCCACAACATATACTGTAACGGGTACAGATGCCTATGGATGCACCGCCACCGCATCGATGGCTATGCAGGTGCTGCCATTACCGGTAGTTAGCTTTACTCCATTGTTATCCTCTTATCATAATAACACAGTGAGCGTTCCACTATTTGCATCTCCTGCAGGAGGAAGCTTTACCGGGCCGGGTGTAGCAGGCACATCGTGGAATCCATACAACCTGCTACCAGCATCTTACTCGCTAACCTATAAATATACAGATATCAATGGCTGCAGCAATCAAGCTAAAGCAACCACATTGCTTACTTATACTTGCACCAAACCTACCGGATTAATTATTAATAATATTGGAGCTACCAGTGCTAATATCTTTTGGGGCTCGGCATCAACAGCACAAACTTTTATTATCAAGTACAAGCCTGTTACTTCAACCATTTGGAGCTCGATTACTGTAAACGGCAATCCACATGTAACCTCTGCACTTGTATCATCGCTAAAACCTAATACAACTTATCAAATCAATGTAATGACCAATTGCGGAATTAAAAGTGCTACAAGCAGCACAATCACTTTTACTACTAAAGGTAATCCACGCTTAATGGCAAGCTATGACGGAAGCCAATCGCTGCAAGTAGTGCCAAATCCTTCGCATGGATTGTGCTACACTGAGTTTGAAAGTGATATTGCACAAGAATCTGTAATCAAAATCATCGATCTTACCGGCAAAACTTGCTTTAATAAGTCGCTGCAAGTCAATGCAGGCTATAACAAACTGGAATTTGATTTAACACATTTGTCACGGGGTGTGTATATGATGCAAATGCAACTAGTAAACGAAATGCTAGTTTCAAAAATTATTATCGAATAA
- the ruvX gene encoding Holliday junction resolvase RuvX, whose amino-acid sequence MARILAIDYGTKRCGIAATDSLQLIASPLQAVKTSELLQFLQTYIGKEQVEAIVIGKPLQNNGQPSIIEPQIQKFIKELMPKLNHIQLVRYDERYTSSLAIDALISSGTTRKQRQNKSLIDVTSATIILQSFLQEKEILKQRQSS is encoded by the coding sequence ATGGCTCGAATATTGGCAATTGATTATGGAACCAAGCGCTGTGGCATAGCTGCTACAGATTCCCTGCAACTAATTGCTTCGCCTTTGCAAGCTGTAAAGACGAGTGAGTTATTACAATTTTTACAGACATACATTGGCAAAGAGCAGGTAGAGGCAATTGTAATTGGAAAGCCATTGCAGAATAACGGACAACCAAGTATAATTGAACCACAAATACAAAAGTTTATTAAGGAATTGATGCCTAAGCTCAACCACATTCAATTGGTAAGATATGACGAGCGCTATACAAGCAGTCTTGCCATTGATGCTCTTATTAGCTCAGGCACCACACGAAAGCAACGGCAGAATAAAAGTTTGATTGATGTTACAAGCGCAACAATAATTCTGCAATCGTTTTTGCAGGAGAAAGAAATATTAAAACAAAGACAAAGCAGCTGA
- a CDS encoding peptide deformylase yields the protein MILPILAYGDPVLKKKATEVKKDYPHLNKIVEDMFETMYSAHGVGLAAPQVGLSIRIFVVDASPFSEDDPSVDGFKRVFINPTITEEDGEPWKFNEGCLSIPGIREDVMRMPELTISYMDENFKPCKEHFDGIIARIIQHEFDHLEGVLFVEKISPLRKRLIKNKLEKIASGIASADYKIKFYHKR from the coding sequence ATGATTTTACCCATTCTAGCTTATGGTGATCCGGTATTGAAAAAAAAAGCGACCGAAGTAAAAAAAGATTACCCGCATCTTAATAAGATTGTCGAAGACATGTTCGAAACCATGTACAGCGCCCATGGCGTGGGTCTTGCTGCACCTCAGGTAGGCTTGTCTATACGGATTTTTGTAGTGGATGCATCTCCCTTTAGCGAAGACGATCCATCGGTTGATGGTTTTAAACGGGTATTTATTAATCCTACTATAACCGAAGAGGATGGCGAACCATGGAAATTTAACGAAGGCTGCCTTAGTATTCCGGGTATCAGAGAAGATGTGATGCGAATGCCGGAGCTTACGATTTCCTACATGGACGAAAATTTTAAGCCTTGTAAAGAACATTTCGATGGAATAATTGCACGTATCATTCAGCACGAATTTGACCATTTGGAAGGGGTATTGTTTGTCGAAAAAATTTCGCCACTGCGAAAGCGCCTGATAAAAAATAAACTGGAGAAAATTGCTTCAGGTATTGCAAGTGCTGATTACAAGATTAAGTTTTATCATAAGCGTTAA
- the pfkA gene encoding 6-phosphofructokinase — MVKDFAKPINKIAVFTSGGDGPGMNANIRAVVRTALYHNKEIVGIMRGYEGMIDNEFIPMDARSVSNIIHRGGTILKTARSERFRTNEGRRLAYGNLIANGIDGIIAIGGDGTFTGAEVFFSEYGIPIIGTPGTIDNDLYGTDYTIGYDTAINTAIEAIDKIRDTAASHNRLFFIEVMGRDSGCIALAAGIGGGAEHILLPERSTSVEHLVEVLERGAKNKKTSSIVIVAEGEQGGGAYKIAEKVKERASDYDVKVTVLGHVQRGGSPTCFDRVLASRLGVEATEALIRGECRKMAGLINNKVVFTPFADATNKDFVLDKSLLRIAEILAI, encoded by the coding sequence ATGGTAAAAGATTTTGCAAAACCCATTAATAAAATAGCTGTATTTACTTCTGGTGGCGATGGTCCCGGTATGAATGCAAATATACGCGCAGTGGTGCGCACAGCACTTTACCATAACAAAGAAATAGTAGGCATCATGCGTGGGTATGAGGGTATGATTGACAATGAGTTTATACCGATGGATGCACGCAGCGTTAGCAACATCATACACCGTGGTGGTACCATTCTTAAAACTGCCAGAAGCGAGCGCTTCCGCACCAATGAGGGTAGAAGATTAGCTTACGGAAATCTTATTGCCAATGGAATTGATGGAATAATTGCCATTGGTGGTGATGGAACTTTCACCGGTGCCGAAGTTTTTTTTAGCGAGTATGGAATACCAATTATTGGCACTCCCGGAACAATAGATAATGATTTGTATGGTACCGATTATACCATAGGTTATGATACTGCTATCAATACAGCAATAGAAGCAATTGATAAAATTAGAGATACAGCAGCTTCGCACAATAGGTTATTTTTTATAGAAGTAATGGGACGCGACTCCGGCTGCATAGCGCTTGCCGCTGGTATTGGCGGTGGTGCCGAGCATATATTATTACCAGAAAGAAGTACGAGCGTAGAACATTTGGTTGAAGTACTTGAACGAGGAGCGAAAAATAAAAAAACATCAAGTATCGTCATTGTAGCCGAAGGTGAACAGGGCGGAGGTGCATATAAGATTGCTGAAAAAGTTAAAGAGAGAGCAAGCGATTATGATGTTAAAGTTACTGTGTTGGGACATGTGCAGCGTGGTGGTTCGCCAACATGCTTTGACCGTGTTTTAGCAAGTAGGTTAGGGGTAGAGGCAACCGAGGCACTCATACGTGGAGAGTGTCGTAAAATGGCCGGTTTAATAAATAACAAAGTTGTTTTTACTCCATTTGCCGATGCAACCAACAAAGATTTTGTACTTGATAAATCGCTCTTAAGAATTGCTGAAATTTTAGCAATCTAA
- a CDS encoding N-acetylglucosamine kinase: MILVCDSGSTKADWKLAHQGVEIAAFSTIGLNPFFQSSESVGEVMLAVDVVAKHKEQVHSVKFYGAGCSHESRNAIIVCGLKKVFAKAEITVGHDLLAAAYATCNDEPGIACILGTGSNSCFFDGTRVVELNHGLGYILGDEGSGSYYGKKLLAYYFYNVMPEDLRLEFYKKFNVTKEAVLETVYFQPNVNVYLASFSKFLSEHSSHPWIINLVSKTMGEFMDVNVCNIPDYKKYPVHFIGSIAFHFAGILKLESEIRHIKVGQIISKPIQNLLEYFLKKEKIRQ, translated from the coding sequence ATGATACTTGTATGTGACAGCGGAAGTACCAAAGCAGATTGGAAGCTCGCTCACCAGGGTGTTGAGATTGCTGCCTTCAGCACCATTGGGCTGAATCCCTTTTTTCAAAGCAGCGAGTCAGTTGGCGAAGTAATGCTTGCGGTAGATGTTGTAGCCAAACATAAAGAGCAAGTGCATTCCGTTAAGTTTTATGGTGCGGGGTGCTCACATGAATCCCGCAATGCCATCATTGTATGCGGATTGAAAAAAGTTTTTGCAAAAGCAGAGATAACCGTAGGGCACGATTTGTTGGCTGCTGCTTATGCTACCTGCAACGATGAGCCCGGCATTGCTTGCATACTTGGAACAGGAAGCAACTCCTGCTTTTTTGATGGAACTAGAGTTGTTGAACTAAATCATGGCCTTGGCTATATACTAGGTGATGAAGGCAGTGGCTCTTATTATGGAAAAAAACTTTTAGCATATTATTTTTATAACGTGATGCCCGAAGATCTGCGTTTAGAGTTTTACAAAAAATTTAATGTCACGAAAGAGGCAGTGCTCGAAACGGTTTATTTTCAGCCTAATGTAAATGTTTACCTGGCATCTTTCAGTAAGTTCTTATCTGAACACTCTTCGCATCCCTGGATAATAAATCTTGTTAGCAAAACGATGGGTGAGTTTATGGATGTGAATGTGTGCAACATACCAGATTATAAAAAATACCCTGTACATTTCATTGGCAGTATTGCTTTCCATTTTGCGGGCATTCTTAAGTTAGAATCCGAAATAAGACACATTAAAGTAGGGCAAATTATTTCGAAACCTATCCAAAACCTTTTGGAGTATTTTCTTAAAAAAGAAAAGATTCGTCAGTGA
- a CDS encoding response regulator transcription factor: MSYSILIADDHSLFRKGLESTLKLIQVIKKIDQAENGLKVIEHLRNNPVDLIFMDINMPQQDGIATTKIVSKEFPSVKVIALSMLDDKDNIIEMFKAGASGYLLKNTNKTEIQEAIEEVMDGGKYYSREVSDILLQKMINLNLHKPTHYIEPLTDREKEVLCLVCEQYSTKEIAEKLFLSEKTIEGHRLKLLQKTQSKNMVGLVIFALEHKIYEPH, encoded by the coding sequence ATGTCTTATTCCATATTAATTGCCGATGATCATTCGCTTTTTCGTAAAGGCCTAGAATCAACATTGAAGCTTATTCAAGTAATTAAAAAAATTGATCAGGCTGAAAATGGATTAAAGGTTATTGAACATTTGCGCAACAATCCGGTCGACCTTATATTTATGGATATTAATATGCCGCAACAAGATGGCATTGCAACTACAAAAATAGTTAGTAAGGAATTTCCTTCGGTAAAGGTTATCGCCTTAAGCATGCTTGATGATAAGGATAACATAATTGAAATGTTTAAAGCAGGAGCTTCGGGATATTTACTCAAGAATACTAACAAGACTGAGATTCAAGAAGCAATAGAAGAAGTAATGGATGGTGGTAAATACTATTCGCGTGAAGTGAGTGATATATTGCTTCAAAAAATGATCAATTTAAATTTGCATAAACCAACTCATTACATCGAACCTTTAACCGATCGCGAAAAGGAAGTGCTGTGTTTGGTTTGCGAACAATACTCAACGAAAGAAATTGCCGAAAAACTCTTCCTAAGTGAAAAAACCATTGAAGGACATCGGTTAAAACTGCTTCAGAAAACGCAAAGCAAAAATATGGTTGGCCTGGTTATTTTTGCCTTAGAGCACAAGATTTATGAACCTCATTAA